One segment of Raphanus sativus cultivar WK10039 unplaced genomic scaffold, ASM80110v3 Scaffold2603, whole genome shotgun sequence DNA contains the following:
- the LOC108817217 gene encoding protein BUNDLE SHEATH DEFECTIVE 2, chloroplastic-like encodes MPPLEPIRFLRNSVLVVLGGFVTINVVSAAAIGAFRLATEEKRKKRGSACVACRGKGFYICKVCKGNATIEWSPLYDPVCINPCLCPTCDGHRVQRCLNCLGKGYW; translated from the exons ATGCCGCCACTAGAACCGATTCGATTCTTGAGGAACAGTGTGCTCGTAGTTCTTGGTGGGTTTGTGACCATAAACGTGGTTTCCGCGGCAGCCATTGGTGCTTTTCGACTCGCTACAGAAGAGAAACGGAAGAAGAGGGGGTCGGCTTGTGTAGCGTGTCGTGGGAAAGGGTTTTACATATGCAAAGTGTGCAAAGGGAACGCAACGATTGAATGGTCGCCATTGTATGATCCCGTTTGTATCAATCCATGTCTTTGCCCTACTTGCGATGGTCACAG GGTACAAAGATGTCTCAACTGCTTAGGGAAGGGATACTGGTGA
- the LOC108817216 gene encoding arabinosyltransferase RRA2, with the protein MAGRRGDRLHQVRGCRIAIAILVGILIGCICTVLFPDGFFNSGSSFTVNEQRLSQSTTSSKVGQASCESSERVKMLKSDFALISAKNAQLRKQVRELTEKVRLAEQDRENARKQVLVLGTEIKAGAFGTVKSLRTNPTVIPDESVNPRLAKLLEKVAVNKEIIVVLANSNVKPMLELQIASVKRVGIQNYLVVALDDSIEKFCQSNQVAYYTRDPDKAVDLVGKSGGSHAVSGLKFRVLREFLQLGYSVLLSDVDIVFLQNPFGHLYRDSDVESMSDGHDNSTAYGFDNGFDEPSMGWARYAHTMRIWVFNSGFFYLRPTLPSIELLDRVADTLSKEDAWDQAVFNEQLFYPSHPGYTGLHASKRVMDMYEFMNSKVLFKTVRKNRELKKLKPVIVHLNYHPDKLDRMQAVVEFYVNGKQDALDSFPDGSER; encoded by the exons ATGGCGGGTCGTAGAGGAGACAGACTCCATCAAGTCCGCGGATGTAGAATAGCGATCGCCATCCTCGTCGGAATCCTCATCGGCTGCATCTGCACCGTCTTGTTCCCAGATGGCTTCTTCAACTCGGGATCATCTTTTACAGTAAACGAGCAACGCCTTTCGCAATCAACGACCTCTTCTAAG GTTGGACAGGCTTCATGTGAGTCGTCTGAACGGGTCAAAATGCTCAAATCAGATTTTGCATTGATCTCTGCAAAGAACGCCCAGTTGAGGAAGCAGGTCAGAGAGCTTACGGAAAAGGTACGGTTAGCTGAACAAGATAGAGAGAATGCAAGGAAACAAGTCTTAGTTTTGGGAACTGAGATCAAGGCTGGAGCTTTTGGAACCGTCAAGAGTCTCAGAACTAACCCAACCGTGATCCCTGACGAGTCTGTTAACCCAAGACTAGCAAAGCTATTAGAGAAAGTAGCTGTTAATAAAGAGATCATTGTGGTTCTTGCAAATTCAAATGTGAAACCAATGTTGGAGTTGCAGATCGCTAGTGTAAAGAGAGTGGGTATACAGAACTACCTGGTTGTCGCGTTGGATGATTCCATAGAAAAGTTCTGTCAATCCAACCAAGTTGCGTATTACACTAGAGATCCAGATAAAGCGGTGGACCTGGTTGGGAAAAGCGGAGGCAGTCACGCTGTCTCAGGGCTGAAGTTCCGCGTCTTGAGGGAGTTCTTGCAGCTTGGTTATAGTGTTCTTCTCTCGGATGTGGACATTGTCTTTCTTCAGAACCCTTTTGGTCATCTCTACAGAGACTCTGACGTAGAGTCCATGAGCGATGGCCATGACAATAGCACAGCTTATGGGTTCGACAACGGGTTTGATGAACCATCCATGGGATGGGCTAGGTATGCTCACACGATGAGGATATGGGTTTTCAACTCCGGCTTCTTCTACCTTAGACCAACTCTTCCTTCAATCGAGCTACTCGATCGCGTGGCAGACACGCTCTCCAAGGAAGATGCATGGGACCAAGCGGTTTTTAATGAGCAACTCTTTTACCCTTCGCATCCCGGGTACACTGGCTTACACGCTTCAAAGAGAGTGATGGATATGTACGAGTTCATGAACAGTAAGGTCCTTTTCAAGACTGTGAGAAAGAATCGTGAACTGAAGAAATTGAAGCCGGTGATTGTTCATCTGAACTACCATCCGGATAAACTCGACCGAATGCAAGCCGTGGTGGAGTTTTATGTTAATGGCAAACAAGACGCCCTTGATAGCTTCCCAGATGGTTCTGAACGATAG